Proteins co-encoded in one Zootoca vivipara chromosome 3, rZooViv1.1, whole genome shotgun sequence genomic window:
- the SF3B5 gene encoding splicing factor 3B subunit 5, producing MTDRYTIHSQLEHLQSKYIGTGHADTTKWEWLVNQHRDSYCSYMGHFDLLNYFAIAENESKARVRFNLMEKMLQPCGPPVDKPDEA from the coding sequence ATGACGGACCGCTACACGATCCACAGCCAGTTGGAGCACCTGCAGTCCAAGTACATCGGGACGGGCCACGCGGACACCACCAAGTGGGAGTGGCTGGTGAACCAGCACCGGGACTCGTACTGCTCCTACATGGGCCACTTCGACCTGCTCAACTACTTCGCCATCGCCGAGAACGAGAGCAAGGCCCGCGTCCGCTTCAACCTCATGGAGAAGATGCTGCAGCCGTGCGGGCCGCCCGTCGACAAGCCCGACGAAGCCTGA